The following proteins are co-located in the Solea senegalensis isolate Sse05_10M linkage group LG12, IFAPA_SoseM_1, whole genome shotgun sequence genome:
- the LOC122778323 gene encoding ATP-binding cassette sub-family G member 8-like — translation MDTDIDMDLYHRKSSSQHQDTELFSSEEDSSLYFTYSGGCNELEVNNLHYEVDTAAQIPWYERLSEFKLPWEIKGDKQTAINKLSLHVRSGQMLAIIGSSGCGKTSLLDIITCRDEGGIMTSGQILINGKPSTKQLAKKSIAHVRQDDRLLPHLTVRETLAFVAKLRLPTYFTQAQRDQRVDDVIAELRLRQCANTRVGNDYVRGVSGGERRRVSIAVQLLWNPGILILDEPTSGLDSFTAHNLVITLSRLARGNRLVLLSVHQPRSDIFQLFDLVVLMSSGSAVYCGAARDMVPYFTALGYPCPRYCNPSDFYVDLISIDRRSPEKEAECLERARVLSARFMEKVRDMNDYMWKPAGTNTAPTLPESASMSEGEGVITISNQRDRLPGKLHQFTTLIRRHMYNDFRDLVTLLVHGFEALLMSLLVGFLYYGAGAERLSIQDTVALLYMIGALTPFAVVLDVIAKCHTERAMLFHELEDGMYSVTSYFFAKILGELPEHCVFTLVYSVPIYWLAGLNDAPTCFLLNFLLAWLMVYCSRAMALFVAAALPTLQTSAFMGNALFTVFYLTAGFVISLENMWLVATWLSHASFMRWGFEGMLQVQFRGNKYPVSIGNFTMNIDGIYVVEAMNMNQYPLYLCYVVLLAVCFSFMVLYYLSLKFIKQKSSQDW, via the exons ATGGACACAGACATAGACATGGACCTCTATCACAGAAAAAGCTCCTCACAG CATCAAGACACAGAGTTGTTCTCGTCTGAAGAAGACAGCAGTCTCTACTTCACCTACAGTGGAGGGTGCAATGAGCTGGAGGTCAACAACCTGCACTATGAG gtggACACCGCCGCTCAGATCCCCTGGTATGAGAGGTTGTCAGAGTTCAAGCTGCCATGGGAAATAAAAGGCGATAAGCAGACGGCCATTAACAAACTCAGCCTCCATGTCCGCAGTGGTCAGATGCTGGCCATCATTGGCAGCTCag GTTGTGGTAAAACATCTTTGCTGGACATAATAACATGTCGGGACGAGGGCGGCATAATGACGTCCGGTCAGATTCTGATTAACGGGAAGCCCAGCACAAAACAGTTGGCGAAGAAGAGCATCGCTCATGTCCGTCAAGATGACCGTCTCCTCCCTCACCTCACCGTCCGTGAGACTCTTGCCTTTGTTGCCAAACTGAGGCTCCCCACCTACTTCACGCAGGCCCAGAGGGATCAGAGG GTGGATGATGTGATTGCAGAGCTGCGGCTGCGACAGTGCGCAAACACCAGGGTGGGAAACGACTACGTGCGGGGAGTttctggaggagagaggagaagagtcaGTATCGCAGTACAACTTCTCTGGAACCCTG GTATTTTGATCCTGGACGAGCCCACGTCAGGTCTGGACAGCTTCACAGCCCACAACCTGGTGATCACACTGTCCCGCCTGGCTCGGGGAAACCGTCTGGTCCTGCTGTCAGTCCACCAGCCTCGATCGGACATCTTCCAGCTCTTCGACCTGGTCGTGCTGATGTCGTCGGGTTCAGCCGTTTACTGTGGCGCTGCCCGGGATATGGTGCCTTACTTCACTGCACTGGGATATCCATGTCCGCGCTACTGCAACCCGTCAGACTTCTATG ttgATTTGATCAGTATAGACCGACGCAGTCCAGAGAAAGAGGCCGAATGTTTGGAGCGAGCCAGAGTTCTGTCTGCGCGGTTCATGGAGAAGGTCAGAGACATGAATGATTACATGTGGAAACCAGCTGGGACCAACACAGCACCAACACTACCTGAAAG CGCCAGCAtgtcagagggagagggagtaATAACTATTTCCAATCAAAGAGACAGATTACCTGGTAAACTTCACCAATTCACCACCCTTATCag GCGTCACATGTACAATGACTTCAGAGACTTAGTCACATTACTGGTCCACGGCTTTGAGGCCTTGCTCATGTCACTGCTGGTCGGTTTTCTGTACTACGGGGCGGGAGCAGAGCGTCTGTCCATCCAGGACACAGTTGCCCTCCTCTACATGATTGGAGCTCTCACTCCATTTGCTGTGGTGCTGGACGTCATAgctaaat gtcacacagagagagccaTGCTCTTCCATGAGCTGGAGGACGGCATGTACTCCGTCACCTCTTACTTCTTTGCCAAG ATTCTGGGAGAACTACCAGAGCACTGTGTGTTCACCCTGGTCTACAGTGTGCCCATCTACTGGCTGGCTGGGCTCAACGATGCTCCCACCTGTTTCTTGCTCAACTTCCTGCTGGCTTGGCTGATGGTTTACTGCAGCCGTGCCATGGCTCTGTTTGTAGCTGCCGCTCTGCCCACCCTGCAGACCTCAGCCTTCATGGGCAACGCCTTGTTCACCGTCTTCTATTTGACGGCAGGATTCGTCATCAGCCTTGAAAACATGTGGCTTG TGGCCACATGGCTTTCTCATGCCTCCTTCATGCGCTGGGGTTTTGAGGGAATGCTGCAGGTGCAGTTCAGAGGAAACAAGTATCCTGTGAGCATCGGAAACTTCACCATGAATATTGACGGCATATAT GTGGTGGAGGCCATGAACATGAACCAGTATCCTCTGTACTTGTGCTACGTCGTCCTGCTGGCCGTCTGTTTCAGCTTCATGGTGCTCTACTATTTGTCCCTGAAGTTCATCAAACAGAAGTCTAGTCAGGACTGGTGA
- the LOC122778324 gene encoding ATP-binding cassette sub-family G member 5-like, with amino-acid sequence MQALEPEDRTRAHESLKYMSDVKRDVWRDSKEERSEPPCCLSGSNISYTVSERVGPWWDLSSYRKRWTRQILNDVSFHVESGQIMGILGNSGSGKTTLLDAVSGRIGHRGTLLGEVFINGRKLKREEYQDCFSYVLQSDNLLSYLTVEETLTYTAQLALRNHSADAIKKKVSSVMAELSLSHVAHSVIGGRVFPGISGGERRRVSIACQLLQDPRVILLDEPTTGLDSMTANQIVVLLAQLAQRNRIVIVTIHQPRSELFKVFSRIAIMSRGELVFCGQPEEMVDFFSQCGYECPEYCNPFDIYVDFTSVDTRSSEREAATFNRMHEITSSYQGSAIYHSMLGKIVQSLQQEDKPAIPFKSKESPSGSAKLEVLLRRTVRNLSRDRMGVLMRLSQNLIYGLFVAFFVMRLDNDVSKGAVQDRIGIIYQSIGASPYTGMLNAVALFPALRAISDQESQDGLYSKWQMFLAYIFHILPLSILAIIVFSSFLYWTVGMHPDTIRFLCFTAVVLVPHIIGELLTVVLLGVVQDPYMVNTGVALLNIAGILVGSGFLRSTQQMPEVFQWLSYLTFQKYSCELLIVTEFHGLEFTCNTTKPLPGACLITHGNQIIDEGYPGALSRYTQDFLLLYSFLPVLLLLGMISFKIRDKLVRH; translated from the exons ATGCAGGCACTGGAACCAGAGGACAGGACCAGAGCTCATGAGTCCTTAAAGTACATGTCAGATGTGAAGAGGGATGTTTGGAGGGACAGTAAAGAGGAGCGATCGGAGCCTCCCTGTTGCCTGAGCGGCAGCAACATCTCCTACACAGTCAG tgagcGTGTGGGTCCATGGTGGGACTTATCATCCTACAGGAAGCGATGGACACGTCAGATCCTCAACGACGTCTCCTTCCATGTAGAAAGTGGACAGATCATGGGCATACTGGGAAATTCAG GCTCAGGAAAGACCACATTGCTGGACGCCGTCTCTGGCAGGATTGGACACCGTGGTACACTGCTGGGTGAAGTCTTCATTAAtggcaggaaactgaagagAGAGGAGTATCAGGACTGTTTCTCATATGTgctgcag AGTGATAACTTACTGAGTTATCTGACTGTGGAGGAGACTCTGACATACACAGCACAGCTGGCACTGCGGAATCACTCGGCTGATGCGATCAAGAAGAAG GTGTCCTCGGTGATGGCCGAGCTGAGTCTGAGTCACGTGGCCCACAGCGTTATCGGAGGCCGTGTTTTCCCAGGGATCTCTGGGGGCGAGAGGAGGAGGGTCTCCATCGCCTGCCAGCTCCTGCAGGACCCAC GCGTGATCCTGTTGGATGAACCCACCACCGGCCTGGACAGCATGACAGCCAATCAGATTGTGGTGCTCCTGGCACAGCTGGCCCAGAGGAACCGTATCGTCATAGTAACGATCCACCAACCGCGCTCCGAGCTCTTCAAG GTGTTCAGCAGGATTGCGATCATGAGTCGTGGAGAGCTGGTGTTCTGTGGACAACCGGAGGAAATGGTGGACTTCTTCAGTCAGTGCGGCTATGAGTGTCCAGAGTACTGCAACCCCTTTGACATATATG TTGACTTCACCTCAGTGGACACACGCAGCAGCGAAAGGGAGGCAGCCACTTTCAATCGCATGCACGAGATCACGTCGTCCTATCAGGGCTCGGCGATCTACCACAGCATGCTGGGAAAAATAGTGCAGAGCCTGCAGCAGGAGGACAAACCAGCCATTCCCTTTAAGAGCAAAGAGTCACCCAGTGGCTCAGCCAAACTGGAGGTTCTGCTCAG acGGACTGTGAGGAACCTGTCCAGAGATAGGATGGGTGTTCTGATGCGTCTGTCCCAGAACCTGATCTATGGTCTCTTTGTGGCCTTCTTTGTCATGCGTTTAGACAATGACGTCAGTAAGGGCGCAGTGCAGGACCGCATTGGCATCATCTACCAGAGCATCGGTGCCTCACCCTACACTGGCATGCTGAATGCTGTAGCCCTCT TCCCGGCGTTGCGAGCCATCAGTGATCAGGAGAGTCAGGATGGTCTGTACAGTAAATGGCAAATGTTTCTGGCCTACATCTTCCACATCCTGCCCCTGAGCATCCTGGCCATCATAGTGTTCAGCTCTTTCCTTTACTG GACGGTGGGCATGCACCCTGATACTATACGCTTCCTGTGTTTCACTGCTGTTGTCCTGGTGCCACATATCATAG GTGAGTTGCTGACTGTGGTGCTCTTAGGTGTGGTCCAAGACCCTTACATGGTCAACACTGGTGTGGCTCTGCTCAATATTGCAGGGATCTTGGTGGGATCTGGATTCCTAAG AAGCACACAGCAGATGCCGGAGGTTTTCCAGTGGCTCAGCTACTTGACTTTCCAAAAGTACAGCTGTGAGCTTCTCATTGTCACCGAGTTCCATGGACTCGAGTTCACGTGCA ATACGACCAAACCTCTTCCAGGAGCCTGTCTGATCACTCACGGCAATCAGATCATTGATGAAGGCTATCCCGGCGCTCTGTCCCGATACACACAAGACTTTCTTCTCCTCTACTCCTTCCTCcctgttctcctgctgctcgGCATGATCAGCTTCAAGATCAGAGATAAGCTTGTACGCCATTAG
- the dync2li1 gene encoding cytoplasmic dynein 2 light intermediate chain 1 translates to MPKTISDTLWELAAAEVRDRERGGGEEDRGETVSERSVFVIGSKSGGKTSILLRCLDRDEQSKPTLALEYTFGRRARGHSSPKDIAHLWELAGGTSLSDLVQIPITPVSLRSLSVILVLDLSKPNALWGTMEKLLQAAQAHLEKVSAQAQQAEKGKAGAKHQTPVHSAARVLPKDYPDRELISPFSVPLLIIGSKYDLFQEFDSEKRKVVSKTLRFVAHYYAASVIFTSIKSESLMSKTKSFFSHLAFGQDKGKTVSSDSSKPLIIPAGSDSFSQIGTPPSPDVDITSLHAKNPMDLWKKVYERVFPQESISEQRELKDPAKDPQYSEPQIDAMRAQKDQELEQYKRNAAKSWKGLELDT, encoded by the exons ATGCCGAAAACAAT cTCCGACACGCTATGGGAGCTGGCTGCAGCCGAGGTCCGAGACAGAGAGCGCGGAGGCGgcgaggaggacagaggagagacggTCAGCGAGAGGAGTGTGTTCGTGATTGGGAGCAAGTCTGGG ggtAAGACGTCCATTCTGCTCAGGTGCCTGGACAG GGATGAACAATCCAAACCAACTCTGGCACTGGAGTACACTTTCGGCAGACGGGCTCGAGGACACAGCTCA CCTAAAGACATAGCCCACCTATGGGAGCTGGCAGGTGGGACCTCGTTGTCAGacctggttcaaatccccattACTCCTGTCAGCCTCAG GTCTCTCTCTGTTATTCTCGTTTTGGACCTTTCTAAACCCAATGCCCTGTGGGGAACCATGGAAAAGTTGCTGCAGGCAGCACAAGCTCACTTAGAGAAAGTCTCTGCACAGGCTCAACAAGCAGAGAAAGGCAAAGCTGGAGCCAAACACCAGACACCTGTCCACTCAGCAGCACGTGTCTTACCTAAAGACTATCCT GACAGAGAGCTGATCAGCCCCTTTTCTGTTCCTCTGCTCATCATTGGCAGCAAATATGACCTCTTCCAG GAATTTGACTCTGAGAAGAGGAAAGTGGTCAGTAAAACACTGCGTTTTGTTGCTCACTACTATGCAGCCTCTGTTATT TTCACCAGCATCAAGTCAGAGAGCCTCATGTCAAAGACCAAGAGTTTCTTCTCCCACCTGGCTTTTGGCCAGGACAAGGg GAAAACTGTGTCCAGTGACTCCTCCAAGCCTCTCATCATTCCAGCAGGTTCTGACTCCTTCAGTCAAATAG GTactcctccttctcctgatGTGGATATCACTTCGCTTCATGCAAAAAACCCAATGGATCTCTGGAAGAAAGTCTATGAACGTGTCTTCCCTCAAGAG AGTATCAGTGAGCAGAGGGAACTCAAGGATCCAGCCAAAGACCCACAGTACAGCGAGCCTCAGATTGATGCCATGAGAGCCCAGAAAGACCAG GAGTTGGAGCAGTATAAGAGAAATGCAGCCAAGTCATGGAAAGGACTGGAGCTGGACACCTGA
- the lyrm7 gene encoding complex III assembly factor LYRM7 — translation MGTRLKVLNVFKALHRTRLDVFRDDNRALTAARLKINEEFKKNKNEASEENINKMIKIGSDVEAVLRQTVVQMEHVGENKLLLRPREGLLLENVPYCDQPRKKKS, via the exons ATGGGGACTCGTTTGAAG GTTCTGAACGTGTTTAAAGCGCTGCACAGGACGAGGCTTGATGTGTTCAGAGATGACAACAGAGCACTGAcag CTGCAAGATTAAAGATTAATGAGGagttcaagaaaaacaaaaatgaagcaTCAGAAGAAAACATTAATAAG atgaTCAAAATAGGTTCAGATGTGGAGGCTGTGCTTCGACAGACTGTGGTGCAAATGGAGCATGTGGGAGAAAACAAACTAT tgCTTCGACCCAGAGAAGGCCTTCTACTGGAGAATGTGCCCTATTGTGACCAGCCCAGGAAAAAGAAGTCTTAA
- the hint1 gene encoding histidine triad nucleotide-binding protein 1, with product MADETAKAQAAQPGGDTIFGKIIRKEIPVDLIYEDDKCVVFPDINPQAPTHFLVVPKKPIVQMSQAEDGDAELLGHLLIVAKKCAKDAGLSKGYRVVINDGPDGGQSVYHIHVHVLGGRVMGWPPG from the exons ATGGCTGATGAAACAGCTAAGGCGCAGGCTGCCCAGCCGGGCGGGGACACGATATTTGGAAAAATCATACGTAAAGAGATTCCAGTCGACCTAATTTACGAGGATGATAAG TGTGTTGTCTTCCCAGACATCAATCCTCAAGCTCCCACTCACTTCCTTGTCGTCCCAAAAAAGCCGATTGTTCAGATGTCACAAGCAGAGGACGGTGATGCTGAA ttGTTGGGCCACCTGCTGATTGTTGCAAAAAAGTGTGCTAAAGATGCAGGTCTGTCTAAAGGCTATAGGGTTGTCATCAATGATGGACCAGATGGGGGCCAGTCTGTCTATCAcatccatgtccatgtcctgGGTGGACGCGTAATGGGTTGGCCACCCGGCTAA